TCGCCATGATCTCTCCCAAAATCGGTGATTATGAAAACTAATTCACAGCGGCTTGGAAAGCTCGCTTCAACAGCACGCCGACGATGTGTTCTTTGTAATCCTGGGCGCCGTGCAAATCGCTGATCGCCTCGGATACTCGTCCGGCCAACAGACCGGCCTGGGCGAGATTGCGCGTCGCTTCGTCTTTGCTTTTGCCGCTGAGCAACGCTTCCGCTTCGAGCACGCGCCTCGGCGCTGGACCGGCACAACCGACGGCGATTCTAACATCGCTGACGTTGCCGCCGCTTAAATTGAGCGCAATCGCGACTCCAACACTGGGCCGTTCGAGATAACCGAACTTCAGATAGGCGCTGCGGCCATTTGCGCCGGGCGCCGGTACGCGAATCTCGCACAGCACTTCATCGTCGCCCAACGAAGTCTCGTAGGCATCGACAAAAAAATCTTCAGCGGCGATCTCGCGCCGGGAATCGCCCTTTTGCGCCACCATCTTCGCCCCCAACGCCATCAGCAACGTGCCAGGATCGGCATGGGGCTCGGCGAAACAAAGATTGCCGCCTAGAGTGCCGGCTTGGCGCACGCGCACGTTGGCGACGTTTTGTTCGAGCTTGACTAATGCCGGCAGCGTCTGTTGGAGCAGCGCCGACTTTTCCAGCTCATGATGGGTGCATAGGGCGCCGATCTTGATCGTGCCGTT
This DNA window, taken from Deltaproteobacteria bacterium, encodes the following:
- a CDS encoding xanthine dehydrogenase family protein subunit M, translating into MLRRFRLDEPESVAEASELLGRFGDSAKVYAGGTELLLAMKEGLVQYERLINVKKLRGLNEVARDNGTIKIGALCTHHELEKSALLQQTLPALVKLEQNVANVRVRQAGTLGGNLCFAEPHADPGTLLMALGAKMVAQKGDSRREIAAEDFFVDAYETSLGDDEVLCEIRVPAPGANGRSAYLKFGYLERPSVGVAIALNLSGGNVSDVRIAVGCAGPAPRRVLEAEALLSGKSKDEATRNLAQAGLLAGRVSEAISDLHGAQDYKEHIVGVLLKRAFQAAVN